The DNA region CGACGGGCTGACAAAAAGTGAAGTGAATTTTTGGAGGTAGGAGATGTCTTTAAAAGAAAAACGAAGGAACAGGAGGTTGATCATCCTCGCCGCTTTCTGCCTGCTTCTCCTGATCGCGGCCGTTCAGGCCGTCTCGGCGGCACCTAAACAGGTACCAACGGCAAAGGCGGGGGATTGTGCGGCTTGCCACGGACAGGACAAGGTCCTCCCCGAGAGCCATCCCGCCGTCTCGGAGATGAAATGGAAGGAATGCCAGGCCTGTCACGCGGAAGGGAAAATGTCGCTCGTAGGCAAGATGCCCGGCAGCCATCGCCACCAGCTTTCCGGGATCAACTGCGCGGCCTGCCACGGAAAGGGAACACCAGAGCCCCTGGCCATGGACAAGTGTGTTTCCTGCCACGGCCCCACGGCCAAACTGGCGGAAAAGACGGCCCAGGTGAAGCCCTCGAACCCCCACACCTCGCCCCACTACGGGACGGAGCTGGACTGCACCCTGTGCCATAAGCAGCACGCCAAAAACGAGAACTACTGCGCCCAGTGCCACAAGTTCGACTTCAAGGTACCCTGATGAATCGTAACAGTCACCCGGCGTGACGGCAACCGTCCCCGCCATGCAAAAGGGCCGCCCCCCGGTCAGGAGGGCGGCCCTTTTTTGATGTGTTTTGCTGTTCTTCAGCCGTTTAGAAGATCTGCGGCAGAATGAAGAACGACAGGGACATGACGATGAACATCCAGAGCCAGCCGATGAAGGTGTAGGGGAGGATGTCCTTGAACTTGAGCCGGAAGGCGCCCAGGATGGGCAGCGCCCAGAACGGCTGGATCATGTTCACCCAGAGGCTGCCTGCCGTGTAGGCGTTCAGCACATCGCCGTAAGCGACGCCCAGGTTCTTGGCGGCCGGCAGGATGTAGGGGGCCTCGATGACGAACTTGGATCCCGCGGAGGGGACGAAGAAGTCGACGATACCCGTGTAAATGAAGACAATCCAGGTGAAAGTCGTGGGCGTCGAGATGTCGATGAAGAACCTCGTGATGATCTCGGCCAGGCCCGAGAAGCTGATCATGCCGAAGATGCCCGCGTAGAGGGGGAACTGGATAATGACGCCGTACACCGTGGCGGTGCCGCGCTGAACCGACTCGATGAAGCTCTTGGAGTTTCCGTGGAGAATGAAGCCGATCATGAGCAGCAGGAAGTTCAGCGTGTTGAGGTCCAGGGCGGCGATTCCCTTCATCCCGAATAGCTTGGCGCACCCGAACACGCCGGCGGCACCGATCAGGATGGGCAGAACGAATGAGCGGTCCAGGCGTTCCGCCGGAGGCAGGCTTTTCTTGTCCACCGGCGGCTCGGGAGGTGGAACGAAGATCGCCGCCGTGGCGTCGTCGACTTCCACGGCGTGCTCTTTCTTCGGCGCGATGGCCAGAAGGATGATCGGGATGGTTACGAGGAGCACCAGGTTCGTCACGAGCAGCTTGATGTTGAACGTCGACTGGCTGAGCGGAATGACGCCGGCGACCTTCTCCATGAAGTTGCCCGGTGTTGCCATCAGTAGCTGCGCCGCCTGCGAGGGGCCGTTCGACATCAGCGCCGTGACGTAAGAGATGGCGGCGATGAAGGGATAGTGAATCCCCAGCCCCCTCTTCTTGACGGCGATGGCCCGCCCCATGATGATGGCGGCCATCAGGCCGATTCCCCAGTGGAACCACATGAGCACGCACATGAAGATGGAGTAGAACATGATCGTCTGGGTCTTGGTCTTGGGGATGTCGACCATCTTCAGCAGGGCAGCCTTGATGTACTTGGAATCGCCGACGATGAATCCCGTGATCATCAGGAGGCACATCTGCATGGCGAAGGTGAGGAGGATCCAGAAGCCCTTCATCCAGTCTCCGACGAGCTGCCCGGGACCGTGGGTCGTGAGACCCCAGCCGGCCAGGAAGACGATCACCGTCAGGATCAGGGCGAAGACCAGGGCGTCCGGCACCCACCGGAAGGCCCATTGCGCAAAGCCTTCGGTGAACCGGGAAAGAAACGTTTCGCTGTTATTGTTGTTGACCTTTTTTTTACTCATGCACTTGCTCTCCTTTCGTTGAGTCTGGACGGACCACTGCGACCATTCGAAGAGAGCAACGGGCATGCCATCCGGAGAGGATGGGAAGAATTTCTGTAGGGCGCCGTATATACTGAAAATACCGAAGCCGAGGCGGATGGTTTTCCGGAGGAAAGACAGGGGCGGGGTGTGCGCTTTTTTGCGCACTGCGCAAATGTTTGCGCTACGAAATATCGTATTCCTGAAGTTTGTACAGAAGCGACCGCCGGCTGATGCCCAGCTCGCGGGCCGTCCGAACCCGGTTTTCCTGGTTTCGCTCGAGGGCCTGGAGAATCGCCTGGCGCTCGAATTCCTTGACCATTTCCTTTAACGGGCGCTGGCTTTCCGCGGTCTCCTGGGCTTCCGTCTCATGTCCGTCCCGACGCTCCCCGCCAAGAACATGCCTTGGCAGGTCCTCGGAGAGGATCACGCTGCCGGTGCCCATGATCACGGCGCTTTCCACGGCATTTGCCAGCTCCCGCACGTTGCCGGGCCAGCCATATCCCATGAGGACCTGGTAGGCGTCGTCGTCGAAGCTCAGGATATCCCTGTTGTTTTCCGCTGCGAACCGCTGCAGGAAATGGTCCGCCAGCAGGCGGATGTCCTCGGGGCGCTCGCGGAGGGGCGGGACATGAAGGCTCACGACGTTGACCCGGTAATACAGGTCCTGCCGGAATGTGCCGGCCCGCACCATGCTTTCCAGATCCCGATTGGTGGCTACAATGACGCGGACGTCCGTCCGGATGGTCTCGTTGGAGCCGATCCGCTCGAATTCACGCTCCTGAAGGACGCGAAGCAGTTTCACCTGCAGATTCGGGCTGATGTCCGCAATTTCGTCAAGGAAGATCGTTCCGCCGCCGGCCTGCTCGAACCGGCCGCGCCGCCGGGCGATGGCTCCGGTGAAGGCCCCCTTTTCGTGGCCGAAAAACTCGCTCTCCAGGAGCCCTTCCGGGATGGCCCCGCAGTTGATCTTGACGAACGGTCCGCTCTTGCGCTTGCTGTTATAGTGAATGGCCGAAGCGATCAGTTCCTTTCCTGACCCGCTTTCTCCGGTGATCAGAACGCTGGCGTTGCTGCCGGCGATGCGGGTGACCGTCAGGCAGAGATCCTTCATTTTCGGGTTGTCCGTCAGGATGCGATCCAGTCGGTAAGTCGCAAGCAGTTCGCGATGCAGCAGGTTGATATCGTTGCGCATCTGCCGCATCTGGAGCGCCCGCTCCACCAGGAGCAGGATCTCGTCGATGTCAAAGGGCTTGATGACGTAGTCGAAGGCCCCCAGCTTCATGGCCTTCACGGCCGTTTCGACTGCGGCATAGGCCGTCATCAGGATCACCGCGGCGCCGCGGCGCATCCGGGAGATCTCCTCCAGGGCCTGCAGGCCGTCCATCTCGGGCATGCGGATGTCCATGATGACGATGTCCGGCGAGGTGTTGCGGAAGGCGTCGAGTCCCGTCAGGCCGTTGTCCGCGCAGGTTACGTCATACCCCTCCTTTCCAAGAACGACCGAAAGAAGCTTCCGCACGCTTTCATCGTCATCGACAACCAGGATCCGGCTCATGCTTCTTGTGTTTCCTCCATATCGGAAGGTGCTCCGGGCAGTTGGATCGTCACGGTCGTCCCCTTCCCCAGTTCGCTCTCGATCCCGATCACGCCGTTGTGCCCGCTGATGATTCGATTCACTACTGCAAGACCCAGGCCGGTTCCGGCCGGTTTGGTGGAAAAAAACGGATCGAAGATCTTTTCGAGATGCTGCGTTGCAATCCCCGCTCCGTTATCCGCCACTTCGATGACCAGCTTCCCGGACGTCTCCATCGACGTCCGGATGAGGATCCTGCCCCCCGAGCTCATGGCCTGGCCGGAGTTGATCAGGAGGTTCAGCAGGACCTGCTTGAGCTGTTCCCCGTCGGCCCGGATCATGGGCAGCTCCGGATCCAGTTCAAGCTCGATCTCGACGTTCTGTTTCGCTGCCCGGTTCCTGATCAGCCGCATGGTTTCCCCGATCAGGTCGTTTACCTGTACGGGTCCGTACTGGGGCGGAGAAGGCTTGGCGAACTTCAGAAGCTCGCCGATGGTCCGGTTCAGGCCGTCCACCTGGCGGATGATGAGGGGGCCGTATTCCATGAGCTCCTCCGGATCGCGGCTCTTCTGGAGGTACTGGACGAATCCGCGGATGGACGTCAGGGGATTCCGGATGTCATGGGCGATTCCGGCCACCAGCTCGCCCAGGGCCGCCAGCCGGTCGGCCCGCATGACCTGCTTCTGCAGTTGCCTGGTCTCGCTGATGTCCTTGAAGACCGCCACGGCGCCAATGATGTTGCCGCTCCCGTCACGGAGGAGGCTCGTACTGGTACTTACGAACAAGGTCTTGTCATGAAGGGGGACATCGATGTTCACGCTAACGTATTCATTGCCGTTTTTCAACGTATCGAGGAGGAAGCTCGTGAAATTGGCTTCCCGGTCGAGGAGCGATTCGTAAGGACGGCCGATCGCCCTTTCCGGGGTGACGCCCATGATTTCCTGTCCGGCTGGATTGATGGACGTGATGTTGCCGTCGACGTCCACGGTGATCACTCCGTCGGCGATGCTCCAGAGGATGTTTTCGGTCAGCGAGCGGGCGTCGATGAGCGCCCTGGCCATTTCGTTCACGGCGCTGCTGATCTCGCCCATTTCGCCTTTCAGCTGCCGGATCGGTTTCCGCAGATCCAGTTTCATGCGGTTCAGGCCGAACTTGATGATGCCGATGTCCCTGGTCAGGCGCTGGGCCATGAAGAAGCTCAGGGCCAAGCTAAGGACCAGTCCGAAGGACACGACGACGATCAGGGCCCGGTCCATGGCCAGCGCCTGTTTCTCGACCGCCGCCGTAAACTCGTTGGCCCAGATGTAGCCCATCACCCGCCCTTCCCGGATGACGGGCCACATGGCGTTCATGATGTGCCCGCGGGCCATCGGTCCGGTCTCGATGGCCGGCTGCCCCTTGGCCATGACCTGCCAGCCGGGATGGTCCACCGGCAGGATCTCGCCGACCTTGCTGCCATATTCCTGACTGGGGCCATACGTGATGGCGGCATTCAGCTCCATGTCGTAGTAGCCGACGCCGACCCCCGGATTGGCTTCGGCGATCCGGTCGGTGAAATCGCGCAGGCGCTCGTTGAGAAAGCGGATCTTTGCAATCCGGTCCCCGGGGTCTCCCCGGTATTCTTTCATGATCGTCCCGAAATCGCTCCCCAGGTAGCTGTCCATGATTTTTGTCAGGCCGAAGAGCTTTGCCGTCTTCTCTTCGAGCAGGGCCTGGCGGCCCTTCCGTTCCAGGACGTAACCGGTCGAGATGATGGGGATGCTGATGGCGATCGCCAACACCAGAAACAGTCTTCC from Syntrophaceae bacterium includes:
- a CDS encoding short-chain fatty acid transporter; this encodes MSKKKVNNNNSETFLSRFTEGFAQWAFRWVPDALVFALILTVIVFLAGWGLTTHGPGQLVGDWMKGFWILLTFAMQMCLLMITGFIVGDSKYIKAALLKMVDIPKTKTQTIMFYSIFMCVLMWFHWGIGLMAAIIMGRAIAVKKRGLGIHYPFIAAISYVTALMSNGPSQAAQLLMATPGNFMEKVAGVIPLSQSTFNIKLLVTNLVLLVTIPIILLAIAPKKEHAVEVDDATAAIFVPPPEPPVDKKSLPPAERLDRSFVLPILIGAAGVFGCAKLFGMKGIAALDLNTLNFLLLMIGFILHGNSKSFIESVQRGTATVYGVIIQFPLYAGIFGMISFSGLAEIITRFFIDISTPTTFTWIVFIYTGIVDFFVPSAGSKFVIEAPYILPAAKNLGVAYGDVLNAYTAGSLWVNMIQPFWALPILGAFRLKFKDILPYTFIGWLWMFIVMSLSFFILPQIF
- the atoC gene encoding acetoacetate metabolism transcriptional regulator AtoC, which codes for MSRILVVDDDESVRKLLSVVLGKEGYDVTCADNGLTGLDAFRNTSPDIVIMDIRMPEMDGLQALEEISRMRRGAAVILMTAYAAVETAVKAMKLGAFDYVIKPFDIDEILLLVERALQMRQMRNDINLLHRELLATYRLDRILTDNPKMKDLCLTVTRIAGSNASVLITGESGSGKELIASAIHYNSKRKSGPFVKINCGAIPEGLLESEFFGHEKGAFTGAIARRRGRFEQAGGGTIFLDEIADISPNLQVKLLRVLQEREFERIGSNETIRTDVRVIVATNRDLESMVRAGTFRQDLYYRVNVVSLHVPPLRERPEDIRLLADHFLQRFAAENNRDILSFDDDAYQVLMGYGWPGNVRELANAVESAVIMGTGSVILSEDLPRHVLGGERRDGHETEAQETAESQRPLKEMVKEFERQAILQALERNQENRVRTARELGISRRSLLYKLQEYDIS
- the atoS gene encoding two-component system sensor histidine kinase AtoS; this encodes MRKPKFPTGILPATLRGRLFLVLAIAISIPIISTGYVLERKGRQALLEEKTAKLFGLTKIMDSYLGSDFGTIMKEYRGDPGDRIAKIRFLNERLRDFTDRIAEANPGVGVGYYDMELNAAITYGPSQEYGSKVGEILPVDHPGWQVMAKGQPAIETGPMARGHIMNAMWPVIREGRVMGYIWANEFTAAVEKQALAMDRALIVVVSFGLVLSLALSFFMAQRLTRDIGIIKFGLNRMKLDLRKPIRQLKGEMGEISSAVNEMARALIDARSLTENILWSIADGVITVDVDGNITSINPAGQEIMGVTPERAIGRPYESLLDREANFTSFLLDTLKNGNEYVSVNIDVPLHDKTLFVSTSTSLLRDGSGNIIGAVAVFKDISETRQLQKQVMRADRLAALGELVAGIAHDIRNPLTSIRGFVQYLQKSRDPEELMEYGPLIIRQVDGLNRTIGELLKFAKPSPPQYGPVQVNDLIGETMRLIRNRAAKQNVEIELELDPELPMIRADGEQLKQVLLNLLINSGQAMSSGGRILIRTSMETSGKLVIEVADNGAGIATQHLEKIFDPFFSTKPAGTGLGLAVVNRIISGHNGVIGIESELGKGTTVTIQLPGAPSDMEETQEA